One segment of Variovorax paradoxus DNA contains the following:
- a CDS encoding LysR family transcriptional regulator yields MQKAHRISLNAVRVFATVARTGSLTAAGDALCVTSSAVSHQLRKLEDELGVDLLRRGSNTISLTDAGRRFHEEVAPAIALIERSTDALRRDETEISVQASTSFAVRWLIPGLDRFRAVCPEARVRVETGPARGFLVAPFCDVGIRYFRDDEAAEGWAMLACDTSRPVVAPRLLPQGPDVQRIAISDLPAIQRAAGNRDWALWGERHDISLADLRFTHAFDTDDAALHACVAGLGMVLAPPVLTAREIRSGILAVLPGFEPVSIGSYRYQRRSESRVARRFCEWMEAEMRSLAG; encoded by the coding sequence ATGCAGAAGGCGCACCGCATTTCTCTCAACGCTGTCCGCGTGTTCGCCACCGTGGCGCGCACCGGAAGCCTGACGGCCGCAGGCGACGCCTTGTGCGTGACCTCCAGCGCGGTGAGCCATCAGCTCAGGAAGCTCGAGGACGAACTGGGTGTCGACCTGCTGCGCCGCGGCAGCAACACCATCTCACTCACCGACGCGGGACGGCGCTTCCATGAAGAGGTCGCCCCGGCCATCGCGCTCATCGAGCGATCGACGGACGCCTTGCGCCGCGACGAAACCGAAATCAGCGTGCAGGCATCGACCTCGTTCGCGGTGCGCTGGCTGATTCCTGGCCTGGACCGCTTTCGCGCGGTGTGCCCCGAGGCACGCGTGCGGGTGGAGACAGGCCCCGCGAGAGGCTTCCTTGTCGCGCCTTTCTGCGATGTCGGCATCCGCTACTTCCGGGACGACGAGGCCGCCGAAGGCTGGGCCATGCTGGCCTGCGACACGAGTCGCCCGGTGGTTGCGCCGCGCCTGCTGCCGCAGGGCCCCGACGTGCAGCGGATCGCCATTTCCGACTTGCCCGCGATCCAGCGTGCGGCCGGCAACCGGGACTGGGCACTCTGGGGAGAGCGCCATGACATCTCGCTGGCGGACCTCCGCTTCACGCATGCGTTCGACACGGACGATGCGGCGCTTCATGCCTGCGTTGCGGGGCTCGGCATGGTGCTCGCACCGCCCGTTCTCACCGCGAGGGAAATCCGCTCCGGCATCCTGGCCGTCCTGCCCGGATTCGAGCCCGTCAGCATCGGCAGCTATCGCTATCAGCGGCGATCGGAATCGCGCGTCGCGCGGCGCTTCTGCGAGTGGATGGAGGCCGAGATGCGAAGCCTGGCCGGATGA
- a CDS encoding response regulator, with the protein MKFILVVEDEHGSAQIVRLLLESEGYRVALAGNGRAALEMLSGEAPALILSDFMMPVMNGGELGQAVRRDAALCQIPFVIMSGTDEEIVRRTFQGYDAFLVKPFELDPLLALIKRLVTNGRPPQPSSEAIGASMKQLMRGIRLPGHSD; encoded by the coding sequence ATGAAATTCATTCTGGTTGTCGAGGACGAGCACGGGAGTGCGCAGATCGTGCGTCTCCTGCTGGAGTCCGAAGGCTATCGCGTGGCCCTGGCCGGCAACGGCCGGGCCGCCCTCGAGATGCTTTCCGGTGAAGCGCCCGCGCTGATCCTCTCCGACTTCATGATGCCGGTCATGAACGGCGGCGAACTCGGCCAAGCGGTACGCCGCGACGCGGCGCTGTGCCAGATCCCTTTCGTGATCATGAGCGGCACCGACGAGGAAATCGTGCGGCGAACTTTTCAGGGTTACGACGCCTTCCTGGTCAAGCCATTCGAACTCGACCCGCTGCTGGCGCTGATCAAGCGGCTGGTGACGAACGGACGCCCGCCCCAGCCCAGCAGCGAGGCGATCGGGGCATCGATGAAGCAGCTCATGCGGGGCATCCGGTTGCCAGGCCACAGCGACTGA